One part of the bacterium genome encodes these proteins:
- a CDS encoding PQQ-dependent sugar dehydrogenase — protein sequence MFHGAIRGSFDQHENAGRWLDIALATAFAVFALLFLVSLAGCSCGDDDDDRDDTGGLPNIDDDDDDFLPDDDADDDADDDADDDAVDDDELDDDDIDDDTGDDDADDDTIDDDTGDDDTGDDDTDIVGPCPDEGLPLGDVVLPAGFNICVYAVAPSARQIALSPSGTLFISTRVSTVYAARDLDGDHVAETVDVIANSLNSPNGVAFKDGDLYVAEIHRVIRYNGIEDDLANPPAPEILIDTLPADTHHGWKYIKFGPDGKLWIPQGAPCNVCEVGDPFGTIQSMNDDGTGLAVYARGIRNSVGFDWRPGTDELWFTDNGRDLLGDDLPNDELNHAPVADMHFGFPYCHQGDTPDPTFGDIDHPCVDYTPPVQKMGPHVAALGMTFYKGDMFPAAYKGRIFNAQHGSWNRTVPIGYRVMTVTLNASDEATSYDVFAEGWLKDDGDKWGRPVDVLEMPDGSLLVSDDWAGMVYRITYTGVK from the coding sequence ATGTTTCACGGCGCGATCCGGGGGTCTTTCGATCAACACGAAAATGCGGGGCGCTGGCTCGACATCGCGCTCGCGACGGCGTTCGCGGTCTTCGCGCTGCTTTTTCTTGTCTCCCTGGCCGGATGCTCTTGCGGCGACGATGACGACGACCGTGACGACACCGGCGGGCTGCCGAACATCGACGACGACGATGACGACTTCCTGCCCGACGATGACGCGGACGACGACGCGGACGACGACGCGGATGACGACGCGGTCGACGATGATGAACTCGATGACGACGATATCGACGACGACACCGGCGACGATGACGCGGACGACGACACGATCGATGACGATACCGGCGATGACGACACGGGCGATGACGACACGGATATCGTCGGCCCGTGCCCGGACGAGGGCCTGCCGCTTGGCGATGTCGTCCTGCCCGCGGGGTTCAATATCTGCGTTTATGCGGTCGCGCCGAGCGCGCGGCAGATCGCGCTATCGCCCTCGGGGACGCTTTTTATCAGCACGCGCGTTTCCACGGTGTACGCCGCGCGGGATCTCGATGGCGATCACGTCGCGGAGACGGTCGATGTGATCGCAAACAGCCTGAACAGCCCGAACGGCGTCGCCTTCAAGGACGGCGATCTCTACGTCGCGGAGATCCACCGCGTCATCCGCTACAACGGCATCGAGGACGATCTGGCGAATCCGCCGGCGCCGGAGATACTCATCGACACGCTGCCCGCGGACACGCACCACGGCTGGAAATACATCAAGTTCGGGCCGGACGGAAAACTGTGGATTCCGCAGGGCGCGCCGTGCAACGTCTGCGAGGTGGGTGACCCCTTCGGCACGATCCAGTCAATGAACGACGACGGGACGGGGCTTGCGGTGTACGCGCGCGGTATCCGCAACAGCGTGGGTTTCGACTGGCGTCCCGGCACGGACGAACTATGGTTCACGGACAACGGCCGCGACCTGCTGGGCGACGATCTGCCGAACGATGAGTTGAACCACGCGCCCGTCGCGGATATGCATTTCGGCTTTCCGTATTGCCATCAGGGAGATACGCCCGACCCCACCTTCGGCGACATCGATCATCCGTGCGTCGATTACACACCGCCGGTGCAGAAGATGGGGCCGCACGTCGCCGCGCTCGGCATGACGTTCTACAAGGGCGACATGTTCCCGGCAGCTTACAAAGGGCGCATCTTCAACGCGCAGCACGGATCTTGGAACCGCACGGTGCCGATCGGCTATCGCGTCATGACGGTGACGCTGAACGCGAGCGACGAGGCGACGTCGTATGACGTTTTCGCCGAGGGCTGGCTCAAGGACGACGGCGACAAGTGGGGCCGCCCGGTTGACGTGCTCGAGATGCCCGACGGCTCGCTCCTTGTTTCCGACGACTGGGCCGGCATGGTCTATCGCATCACCTATACGGGGGTGAAATGA